One region of Thermoplasma sp. Kam2015 genomic DNA includes:
- the purE gene encoding 5-(carboxyamino)imidazole ribonucleotide mutase: MPKVAVIMGSSSDYETMKPAIDFLRSMGVEVLAKVVSAHRTPEYMLQFASEARNHGIEVIIAGAGGAAHLPGMVASMTTLPVIGVPVPSKHLNGLDSLLSIVQMPSGIPVATVAIGNSKNAAILACRILSVKYPELEESMKRYMESEKARVLNESIE; the protein is encoded by the coding sequence ATGCCAAAGGTAGCGGTGATAATGGGTAGTTCCAGCGACTATGAGACTATGAAGCCCGCGATCGATTTTCTTCGTTCCATGGGTGTTGAGGTCTTGGCAAAGGTGGTATCGGCTCACAGGACGCCTGAATACATGCTCCAGTTTGCATCAGAGGCAAGGAATCATGGTATAGAGGTGATAATAGCAGGCGCGGGCGGTGCTGCTCATCTTCCCGGTATGGTGGCGTCCATGACCACATTGCCCGTAATAGGGGTACCGGTACCAAGCAAGCATCTTAATGGCCTTGATTCCCTACTCTCTATTGTGCAGATGCCGTCCGGCATACCTGTGGCTACGGTTGCGATAGGAAACTCCAAGAATGCCGCAATACTCGCATGCAGGATCCTGTCCGTCAAGTATCCTGAGCTTGAGGAATCCATGAAGAGATATATGGAAAGCGAGAAGGCAAGGGTTCTAAACGAGAGTATAGAATAA
- a CDS encoding DUF357 domain-containing protein — protein MIEEDLAKRIERYFRIEEEAIKKIRISPAEGSFLRKIAEDNMEMIMSYYSDAKDFYRKGDLINAFAALNYSYGWIDAGVRLGIFDGAGDHRLFTLYE, from the coding sequence ATGATAGAGGAAGATCTTGCAAAAAGGATCGAAAGGTATTTCAGGATAGAGGAGGAAGCCATAAAGAAAATAAGGATATCGCCAGCAGAGGGATCTTTTCTGAGGAAGATAGCCGAGGACAACATGGAGATGATCATGAGTTACTATTCGGATGCCAAGGACTTTTACAGGAAGGGTGACCTTATAAATGCATTCGCGGCGCTCAACTATTCCTATGGCTGGATAGATGCCGGAGTACGCTTGGGTATATTCGATGGTGCGGGTG
- a CDS encoding L-threonylcarbamoyladenylate synthase yields MTRILHIDRIRYTKEQIMDAVDSLRSGGTVVFPTETVYGLGALAENADACRKIFTAKGRPSDNPLIVHISSMDQFASVSDPKEDRWVQDLERVWPGPLTVVVKKRDGIPDIVTAGLPTVAVRMPDDEIAHDLIEMAGPIAAPSANISTRPSITDSKDAIRFLDGRVDVIIDAGPTRFGIESTIIDLTRKPVELLRPGSYTIEDLEPVFGHIVYGEVARGLGEAKVAITPGMKYRHYSPSTKLILAETRDLFEEILPYSPEDMVILATIEMERPGRRTIVLGTDKDLYTVAHNLFSSFIALDDMHAGYALIHPFEERGIGFAIMNRIRKASYRTVKDVREFLDLIGSMKEKVN; encoded by the coding sequence ATGACCAGAATTCTGCACATCGACAGGATCAGATACACAAAGGAACAGATCATGGATGCAGTTGATTCCCTGCGTTCCGGTGGCACCGTGGTCTTTCCAACGGAGACTGTTTACGGCCTCGGGGCGCTGGCGGAGAATGCGGATGCTTGTAGAAAGATATTCACAGCCAAGGGAAGGCCGTCGGATAACCCTCTGATAGTGCATATATCGTCCATGGATCAGTTCGCGTCTGTTTCCGATCCTAAAGAGGATCGTTGGGTGCAGGATCTTGAGAGGGTCTGGCCGGGCCCGCTGACCGTTGTAGTGAAGAAGCGTGATGGCATACCGGATATAGTTACAGCAGGTCTGCCGACGGTTGCTGTGAGGATGCCGGACGATGAGATAGCGCATGATCTGATAGAAATGGCAGGCCCCATAGCCGCACCCTCTGCCAATATTTCAACAAGACCAAGCATTACGGATTCAAAGGACGCCATAAGATTTTTAGACGGAAGGGTAGACGTTATTATAGATGCAGGGCCTACAAGATTCGGTATTGAATCGACGATCATCGACCTGACCAGAAAGCCCGTTGAACTGTTGAGGCCTGGCTCTTACACGATCGAGGACCTTGAGCCTGTATTTGGTCACATCGTATACGGTGAAGTTGCCAGGGGACTCGGTGAGGCTAAGGTTGCTATAACGCCAGGCATGAAATACAGGCATTATTCCCCATCTACAAAATTGATACTTGCGGAAACCAGAGATCTGTTCGAGGAGATCCTGCCCTATTCACCTGAGGATATGGTAATACTCGCTACCATCGAAATGGAGAGACCGGGCAGGAGGACGATAGTGCTTGGGACGGATAAGGATCTTTACACGGTTGCGCATAACCTGTTCTCATCGTTCATAGCTCTTGACGATATGCATGCAGGATATGCTCTGATACATCCCTTCGAGGAGAGAGGCATAGGATTTGCCATTATGAACAGGATCAGAAAAGCCTCATACAGGACTGTCAAGGACGTAAGAGAATTTCTGGATCTGATTGGGAGCATGAAGGAAAAGGTAAATTAA